A region from the Phycisphaerales bacterium genome encodes:
- the eno gene encoding phosphopyruvate hydratase, with protein MSFEITTVHARQILDSRGNPTLEVDVLLDSGALGRAAVPSGASTGENEAVELRDGGTAWGGKGVLRAVANVNERLGPELLGHDAREQEAIDARIIALDGSANKANLGANATLGVSMAVAKAAAEASGLPLYRYLGGSSAKTLPVPMFNILNGGKHADNTVDFQEFMIQPWGFDTFGEGFRAGVEIYHALKKVLHDDGLSTAVGDEGGFAPNLKSNEDALKIIEKAVKKSGYKWGEQIFVALDPATSECWNEAEKEKKHGYCMFKSTKEVMSSDQMIDMWARWCDNYPIRSIEDALAENDWDGWKKLTARLGEKVQLVGDDLFVTNKKFLERGLKEGCANAILVKVNQIGTLSETFEAVNLATRNRYAAVMSHRSGETEDATIADLAVATNCGQIKTGAPCRSDRNAKYNQLLRIAEQLQGHAVYGSTTWWRS; from the coding sequence ATGAGTTTTGAGATCACCACCGTCCACGCCCGCCAGATCCTCGACAGCCGCGGCAATCCCACGCTCGAGGTGGATGTGCTCCTCGACTCGGGGGCCCTGGGACGGGCCGCCGTTCCCTCGGGCGCGTCCACCGGCGAGAACGAAGCCGTCGAACTCAGAGACGGCGGGACGGCGTGGGGCGGCAAGGGCGTCCTGCGGGCGGTCGCCAACGTCAACGAGCGCCTCGGGCCTGAACTCCTCGGCCACGACGCCCGCGAGCAGGAGGCGATCGACGCCCGCATCATTGCCCTCGACGGCTCGGCCAACAAGGCCAACCTCGGCGCCAACGCGACGCTGGGCGTGAGCATGGCCGTCGCCAAGGCCGCCGCCGAGGCCAGCGGGTTGCCGCTGTATCGATACCTCGGCGGGTCGTCGGCCAAGACGCTCCCCGTCCCCATGTTCAACATCCTGAACGGCGGGAAGCACGCCGACAACACCGTCGACTTCCAGGAGTTCATGATCCAGCCCTGGGGCTTCGACACCTTCGGCGAGGGCTTCCGCGCCGGCGTCGAGATCTACCACGCCCTCAAGAAGGTCCTCCACGATGATGGCCTCTCCACCGCCGTCGGCGATGAGGGCGGGTTTGCCCCCAACCTCAAGAGCAACGAGGACGCCCTCAAGATCATCGAGAAAGCCGTGAAAAAGTCCGGTTACAAGTGGGGCGAGCAGATCTTCGTCGCCCTCGACCCCGCGACCAGCGAGTGCTGGAACGAGGCCGAAAAGGAAAAGAAGCACGGCTACTGCATGTTCAAGTCGACCAAGGAGGTCATGTCGAGCGACCAGATGATCGACATGTGGGCGAGGTGGTGCGACAACTATCCGATCCGCTCGATCGAGGACGCCCTGGCCGAGAACGACTGGGACGGCTGGAAGAAACTGACAGCCCGCCTGGGCGAGAAGGTCCAACTCGTCGGCGACGATCTCTTCGTCACTAACAAGAAGTTCCTGGAGCGCGGGCTCAAGGAAGGGTGCGCCAACGCGATCCTGGTGAAGGTGAACCAGATCGGAACGCTGAGCGAGACGTTCGAGGCCGTGAACCTCGCGACGCGGAACCGGTATGCTGCGGTGATGTCGCACCGCTCGGGCGAGACCGAGGACGCAACGATCGCGGACCTCGCGGTGGCGACCAACTGCGGCCAGATCAAGACGGGCGCCCCCTGCCGAAGCGACCGCAACGCGAAGTACAACCAGTTGCTCCGAATCGCCGAGCAGTTGCAGGGCCACGCGGTCTACGGCTCGACGACGTGGTGGCGGTCGTAA
- a CDS encoding RDD family protein: MNMQQPMAGGAGGAGGGSDGWYYALGSSRFGPVPMGRLVELIRVGQVRPETLVWREGMGDWVAARSVAELQATLAGAAQAGTHAAPPTAPGQIGFAGDRTIDPTNYAGFWVRFAAYLLDCLIITVPIVIVTFVLAFLVGMVAGVSGSGGPGGGGGGGGGAAGAIAGGIMLLVQLAAIVATWLYFAMLESGEKQATFGKRALGIIVADTNGQRISFGKANLRMLGKVVNGFTFLIGWIMAGFTQKKQGLHDIIAGTVVLKK, translated from the coding sequence ATGAACATGCAGCAACCGATGGCCGGGGGGGCCGGTGGGGCGGGTGGTGGATCCGACGGCTGGTACTACGCGCTGGGGTCGTCGCGGTTTGGGCCGGTGCCGATGGGGCGGCTGGTCGAACTGATCCGCGTGGGGCAGGTGCGCCCCGAGACGCTGGTGTGGCGCGAGGGGATGGGCGATTGGGTCGCGGCGCGATCGGTCGCGGAGTTGCAGGCGACGCTCGCGGGGGCGGCCCAGGCCGGGACGCACGCCGCCCCGCCGACGGCTCCGGGGCAGATCGGCTTTGCCGGTGATCGCACCATCGACCCGACGAACTATGCCGGGTTCTGGGTGCGCTTCGCCGCGTACCTGCTCGATTGCCTCATCATCACGGTCCCCATCGTGATCGTGACGTTCGTGCTGGCCTTCCTGGTGGGGATGGTGGCCGGCGTGAGCGGTTCGGGCGGACCGGGTGGTGGTGGTGGTGGTGGCGGGGGGGCGGCCGGGGCGATTGCCGGAGGCATCATGCTGCTGGTGCAGTTGGCCGCGATCGTCGCGACGTGGTTGTACTTCGCGATGCTCGAGTCGGGCGAGAAGCAGGCGACCTTCGGCAAGCGGGCGCTGGGGATCATCGTCGCCGACACGAACGGGCAGCGGATCTCCTTCGGCAAGGCGAACCTGCGCATGCTGGGCAAGGTCGTCAACGGGTTCACGTTCCTCATCGGCTGGATCATGGCGGGCTTCACCCAGAAGAAGCAGGGCCTGCACGACATCATCGCGGGGACGGTGGTGCTCAAGAAGTAG
- a CDS encoding aminotransferase class V-fold PLP-dependent enzyme, which produces MDRVYMDNAATSFPKAPGVREAMVRALESPGSPGRGGYAESLAARATIERVRESLARLLGVRGQAKQIVLTASATDALNLAIQGVVRTASRVSDGKTRSVHVVSSVMEHNSVLRPLRLMEQQCLARVTLVGADGAGRVRAAEVIGAMEQETALVVLAHASNVTGAIQPVDAVGEACRARGVLFLVDAAQSIGHVTVDVLNQHADLVAFPGHKGLLGPSGTGGLYIRAGVEDRIDPWRVGGSGGEGSESESQPTTMPTRFEAGTPNVVGLAGLLASLEWVENRTVESISAHEAELILCGLEFVSRRGVMPGMRLIGPGKESGPGERVPVFSFAHESVEPAELAAILEQQFGVLARSGLLCASGVHSALGTSPHGVLRLSPGVFTPVEEFERALRALDEIGRGIA; this is translated from the coding sequence GTGGATCGCGTGTACATGGACAACGCGGCGACGAGTTTCCCGAAAGCGCCGGGGGTGCGTGAGGCGATGGTCCGCGCGCTGGAGTCGCCGGGATCGCCCGGTCGCGGGGGCTATGCCGAGAGCCTTGCGGCGAGGGCGACGATCGAGCGCGTGCGGGAGTCTCTCGCGCGGCTGCTCGGTGTGCGTGGGCAAGCGAAACAGATTGTCCTGACCGCGAGCGCGACCGATGCGCTCAACCTTGCGATCCAGGGCGTCGTGAGAACGGCGTCGAGAGTCAGCGATGGAAAAACGCGTTCTGTGCATGTCGTCTCGAGCGTGATGGAGCACAACTCGGTGCTCCGCCCGCTCCGACTCATGGAGCAGCAGTGTTTGGCGCGGGTGACACTCGTCGGCGCGGACGGGGCGGGACGCGTGCGCGCGGCTGAGGTGATCGGCGCGATGGAGCAAGAGACCGCTCTCGTCGTCCTGGCTCACGCGAGCAACGTAACGGGGGCGATCCAGCCCGTGGATGCGGTGGGGGAGGCGTGCCGGGCACGGGGAGTGCTGTTTCTCGTGGATGCGGCCCAGTCGATCGGGCACGTGACGGTGGATGTATTGAATCAACACGCGGATCTCGTCGCGTTTCCGGGGCACAAGGGTCTGCTCGGCCCGAGCGGCACGGGCGGGTTGTACATCAGAGCCGGCGTGGAGGATCGGATCGATCCTTGGCGCGTCGGCGGGTCGGGCGGCGAGGGAAGCGAATCGGAATCACAGCCCACAACGATGCCCACACGGTTCGAGGCCGGGACGCCAAATGTGGTCGGGCTTGCGGGACTGCTCGCGAGTCTCGAGTGGGTCGAGAATCGGACCGTGGAATCGATCTCGGCCCACGAGGCGGAACTCATCTTGTGCGGCTTGGAGTTCGTCTCTCGCCGGGGCGTGATGCCGGGGATGAGGTTGATCGGCCCGGGAAAGGAATCAGGACCGGGCGAGCGTGTGCCGGTCTTCTCGTTCGCGCACGAGAGCGTGGAGCCAGCGGAACTGGCGGCGATTCTCGAGCAGCAGTTCGGCGTGCTGGCGCGATCGGGGTTGTTGTGTGCTTCCGGGGTGCACTCGGCGTTGGGCACATCGCCGCATGGGGTTTTGAGGCTGAGTCCGGGGGTGTTCACGCCGGTCGAAGAGTTCGAGCGGGCGCTTCGGGCTCTCGACGAGATCGGTCGCGGGATTGCCTAA
- a CDS encoding transposase, which produces MTVPSDALPPPPPPPRKHLRRHEDPHHARFLTFSCFRRLPLLFDPDTRDCLARHLERTRARWKFHLYAWVVMPEHVHLLLWPRLPDGPVAKVLHDLKRSTAQETIGWWRGRDAGSLAEIRGSDGTIRIWQRGGGYDRNISSLAEFDEKLRYIHENPVCRGLVPRPEDWAWSSARWHAGWGGDCTGPVAIDPLPPTRPAGSPSVGEGHDASGGACISRRRAAD; this is translated from the coding sequence ATGACCGTCCCGTCCGACGCTCTACCCCCGCCCCCGCCTCCCCCACGAAAGCACCTCCGACGGCACGAGGACCCCCATCACGCCAGATTCCTCACGTTCTCGTGCTTCCGGCGCTTGCCGCTCCTCTTCGATCCCGACACTCGCGATTGTCTGGCCCGCCATCTCGAGCGGACGAGGGCGCGATGGAAGTTCCATCTCTACGCCTGGGTCGTGATGCCCGAGCACGTGCATCTCCTGCTGTGGCCGCGGCTGCCCGACGGGCCGGTCGCGAAGGTCCTCCACGATCTCAAGCGATCGACGGCGCAGGAGACGATCGGGTGGTGGCGTGGGCGCGACGCCGGATCCCTCGCGGAGATCCGAGGCTCCGATGGAACAATCCGAATCTGGCAACGCGGCGGCGGGTACGACCGCAACATCTCCAGTCTCGCCGAGTTCGACGAGAAGTTACGTTACATCCATGAGAACCCCGTTTGCCGGGGCCTGGTCCCGCGACCCGAGGACTGGGCGTGGTCGTCGGCGCGGTGGCACGCGGGGTGGGGGGGCGATTGCACGGGACCCGTGGCTATCGATCCGCTCCCGCCGACTCGGCCAGCCGGGAGTCCGAGCGTTGGTGAGGGACACGACGCATCCGGTGGCGCTTGCATCAGTCGTCGCAGAGCCGCCGACTGA
- the serC gene encoding 3-phosphoserine/phosphohydroxythreonine transaminase yields MTTTHAAGVRSSSHGVDIDHLSPGRAFNFSAGPGVLPEEVIREAQDDLMNLMGTGIGIAEQSHRGKAADAMWAETHAACRRVGNVPDNYKILFLTGGATSQNFMIPANLLPEGGSAEYLTTGYWAEKTFEEGKFYSKNVHEAWDGRKVSHAYCPADNEIAYAGGGGGGGGKPAYVHMCSNNTIYGTQWRNADGTFRYPKMPDGVPLICDASSDIYSRPMDISKFGMVYAGAQKNIGIAGTTLVIIREDLLEAVRPLPTMLKYATHAKDESRHNTPPVFPIYVAGLVFKWIEKTCGKDGLSKMHARNTAKAKVIYDVLDSTEFFVGHARKDSRSLMNISFKVNPKVKDATALDEKFVKEAKAAGMDQLKGHRSTGGVRASVYNAFPMSGVETLASFMRDFERKNG; encoded by the coding sequence ATGACCACCACACACGCAGCCGGCGTCCGTTCGTCCTCGCACGGCGTAGACATCGATCACTTGAGCCCCGGGCGAGCCTTCAACTTCTCGGCGGGGCCGGGCGTGCTCCCCGAGGAGGTCATCCGCGAGGCCCAGGACGACCTCATGAACCTCATGGGGACGGGGATCGGCATCGCCGAGCAGAGCCATCGCGGCAAGGCGGCCGACGCGATGTGGGCCGAGACGCACGCGGCGTGCCGGCGCGTGGGGAACGTCCCCGACAACTACAAGATCCTCTTCCTGACGGGCGGGGCGACGAGCCAGAACTTCATGATCCCCGCGAACCTTCTGCCCGAGGGCGGGAGCGCGGAGTATCTCACGACCGGATACTGGGCCGAGAAGACCTTCGAGGAGGGGAAGTTCTACTCGAAGAACGTGCACGAGGCGTGGGACGGGCGGAAGGTGAGCCACGCGTACTGCCCCGCGGACAACGAGATCGCGTATGCCGGGGGTGGGGGGGGTGGGGGTGGGAAGCCCGCGTACGTGCACATGTGCTCGAACAACACGATCTATGGCACGCAGTGGCGGAATGCTGACGGGACGTTCCGGTACCCGAAGATGCCCGATGGCGTTCCGTTGATCTGTGACGCCAGCAGCGACATCTACTCGCGCCCGATGGACATCTCGAAGTTCGGGATGGTGTATGCCGGGGCGCAGAAGAACATCGGGATCGCGGGGACGACGCTGGTGATCATCCGCGAGGATTTGCTTGAGGCGGTGCGTCCGCTGCCGACGATGCTGAAGTATGCCACGCACGCCAAGGACGAGAGCCGGCACAACACGCCGCCGGTCTTCCCGATCTATGTTGCTGGGTTGGTCTTCAAGTGGATCGAGAAGACCTGCGGCAAGGACGGCCTCAGCAAGATGCACGCGCGGAACACGGCTAAGGCGAAGGTGATCTACGACGTGCTCGATTCGACGGAGTTCTTTGTGGGGCACGCCCGCAAGGACAGCCGCAGCCTCATGAACATCTCGTTCAAAGTGAACCCGAAGGTGAAGGACGCAACGGCCCTGGACGAGAAGTTTGTGAAGGAGGCCAAGGCGGCGGGGATGGACCAACTCAAGGGCCACCGCTCGACAGGCGGCGTGCGGGCGAGCGTCTACAACGCCTTCCCTATGAGCGGCGTCGAGACCCTGGCCTCGTTCATGCGCGACTTCGAGCGCAAGAACGGGTAG
- the gcvT gene encoding glycine cleavage system aminomethyltransferase GcvT, translated as MLRTPLHQFHVDHKASLVDFAGWEMPILYSGIQEEHKQVRTRGGLFDVSHMGRVRFSGRHARRLLERLCTRKIVDMDHGQCRYSLVCNEQGGVRDDVIVYRIDDDEFLVVVNASNREKLLGHFEQVRAASDFAVKIKDETMDSAMIALQGPKVMDLVSKFSKEIPTLKRYRFATKNLLIVKIIVSRTGYTGEDGVEAILPASAVSMAMKMMLQGVPMDGPDAVIKPIGLGARDTLRLEAGMPLYGHELGEEINALSCGVDFAIAMDKDQMDRGEKFIGLDALRKTQSEGGPKQKLVGLEIAGKRAARQGMKVKSGGKEIGVVSSGAPSPTLEKCIAMAFVDVEHTPVGTGLQIDPGGDRGALEATVVAMPFYKAPKPQPKPAMTI; from the coding sequence GTGCTCCGCACACCGCTCCATCAGTTCCATGTCGATCACAAGGCCAGCCTCGTGGACTTCGCGGGGTGGGAGATGCCCATCCTGTACTCGGGGATCCAGGAGGAGCACAAGCAGGTCCGCACGCGTGGCGGGCTGTTTGACGTCTCGCACATGGGGAGGGTGCGTTTCAGCGGTCGGCACGCGCGGCGACTGCTCGAGCGTCTGTGCACCCGGAAGATCGTGGACATGGACCACGGGCAGTGCCGGTACTCGCTGGTCTGCAATGAGCAGGGCGGAGTGCGGGACGACGTGATCGTGTATCGGATCGACGACGACGAGTTCCTGGTCGTCGTGAACGCGTCGAACCGCGAGAAACTTCTCGGGCACTTCGAGCAGGTCCGCGCGGCGTCGGACTTCGCGGTGAAGATCAAGGACGAGACGATGGACTCGGCGATGATCGCGCTGCAGGGCCCGAAGGTCATGGACCTGGTCTCGAAGTTCAGCAAGGAGATCCCGACGCTCAAGCGGTATCGCTTCGCGACCAAGAACCTCCTGATCGTGAAGATCATCGTGAGCCGCACGGGATACACGGGGGAGGACGGCGTGGAGGCGATCCTTCCGGCGTCGGCGGTGTCGATGGCGATGAAGATGATGCTGCAGGGCGTCCCGATGGACGGGCCCGACGCGGTGATCAAGCCGATCGGGCTTGGGGCACGCGACACGCTGCGGCTCGAGGCGGGGATGCCGCTCTATGGGCATGAACTGGGTGAGGAGATCAACGCGCTCTCGTGCGGCGTGGATTTCGCCATCGCGATGGACAAAGACCAGATGGATCGCGGTGAGAAGTTCATCGGGCTGGACGCGCTTCGGAAGACCCAGAGCGAGGGCGGCCCAAAGCAGAAACTGGTCGGGCTGGAGATCGCGGGAAAACGTGCGGCACGCCAAGGGATGAAGGTCAAGAGCGGCGGGAAGGAGATCGGCGTTGTGTCAAGCGGCGCGCCAAGCCCTACGCTGGAGAAGTGCATCGCGATGGCGTTCGTGGACGTGGAACACACGCCCGTGGGCACGGGCCTTCAGATCGATCCGGGCGGCGACCGCGGGGCGCTCGAGGCGACGGTGGTGGCGATGCCGTTTTATAAGGCGCCCAAGCCCCAGCCCAAACCGGCGATGACGATCTGA
- a CDS encoding immunoglobulin domain-containing protein: MPHATRVLRWAMVAALGVGLVPASLVAQVCPAQWSADLGTPGMGSTVNALALLPNGHLIAGGGFTSAGGVTASRIARWDGTSWSPLGTGMNVTVLALAAMPNGDIVAGGQFTVAGSVTTSWYIARWDGIDWQPMGAGQAATVRALAVMPSGDVIAGGATVERWDGTAWSPVGTPLNDLVFSLAVMPNGDLIAGGQFNSITGPADRIARWDGTAWQPMGSGMDANVTTLAVMPNGDLIAGGGFTTAGGVSANRLARWNGTAWSALGTGMNATVQAIAPLPNGDLLAAGSFTTAGGVSANRAARWNDAFSMWTPLGTGLNGGVNALAVTPMGDAIAGGSFTTAGGNSSLRLAQYSFGGVAPAISSQPSTLTAKEGAMAAFRVTATGSTPLSLQWRKNGVPLVDAGSISGATSDTLIINPVTAGDAATYDCVLSNTCGTLVSDPAALTATCTTDVDNGTGTGTPDGGVTIDDLLYYLTRFNAGC, translated from the coding sequence ATGCCACACGCCACGAGGGTTCTCCGTTGGGCCATGGTGGCCGCGCTGGGTGTGGGCCTCGTCCCCGCGTCCCTTGTGGCCCAGGTCTGTCCCGCGCAGTGGAGCGCCGACCTGGGCACGCCGGGTATGGGCAGCACTGTCAACGCCCTCGCGCTCCTGCCCAATGGACATCTCATCGCGGGTGGCGGGTTCACCTCGGCTGGTGGCGTCACCGCGAGCCGCATCGCGCGCTGGGATGGCACCTCATGGTCGCCCCTGGGCACGGGCATGAACGTCACCGTCCTCGCCCTCGCCGCGATGCCCAATGGCGACATCGTTGCCGGTGGACAGTTCACCGTCGCCGGGAGCGTGACGACGTCGTGGTACATCGCGCGATGGGACGGCATCGACTGGCAACCGATGGGCGCGGGCCAGGCGGCCACCGTGCGCGCCCTCGCCGTCATGCCGAGCGGCGACGTCATCGCCGGGGGCGCGACGGTGGAACGCTGGGACGGCACGGCGTGGTCGCCCGTCGGCACGCCGCTCAACGACCTCGTCTTCTCTTTGGCCGTCATGCCCAACGGCGACCTCATCGCCGGAGGACAGTTCAACTCCATCACCGGACCGGCCGACCGCATCGCCCGATGGGACGGAACGGCGTGGCAGCCGATGGGGAGCGGGATGGACGCGAACGTGACCACGCTCGCCGTCATGCCCAACGGCGACCTCATCGCGGGCGGGGGCTTCACCACGGCGGGCGGCGTCTCGGCCAATCGCCTCGCGCGATGGAACGGCACGGCGTGGTCGGCGCTTGGCACGGGGATGAATGCGACCGTGCAGGCCATCGCTCCATTACCGAACGGCGATCTCCTCGCCGCCGGCTCGTTCACCACCGCAGGTGGAGTCTCGGCCAATCGTGCCGCACGCTGGAACGACGCGTTCTCGATGTGGACGCCGCTGGGCACGGGCCTCAACGGTGGCGTGAACGCCCTTGCTGTCACGCCCATGGGCGATGCGATCGCGGGAGGCTCCTTTACCACGGCCGGTGGGAACTCCTCGCTGCGCCTAGCGCAATACTCCTTCGGAGGCGTCGCGCCGGCAATCTCGTCTCAACCCTCGACGCTCACCGCCAAGGAGGGCGCCATGGCGGCCTTCCGTGTGACCGCGACGGGATCGACCCCGCTGAGCCTGCAATGGCGGAAGAACGGCGTCCCGCTCGTCGATGCCGGGTCCATCTCCGGCGCCACGAGCGACACCCTCATCATCAATCCCGTCACCGCCGGCGACGCCGCCACGTATGACTGCGTCCTCTCCAACACCTGCGGCACGCTCGTCAGCGATCCCGCCGCACTGACCGCCACCTGCACCACCGACGTCGACAACGGCACCGGCACGGGCACGCCCGACGGCGGCGTCACGATCGATGATCTGTTGTATTACCTCACACGCTTCAACGCGGGGTGCTGA
- a CDS encoding pantoate--beta-alanine ligase has translation MRVVTTAEELREIAGARASVLVPTMGALHEGHAELIMRGAELARRRGLSGGCVVSVFVNPTQFNEAADFERYPRTLEADVKVCERAGASMVFAPGVDEVYPKGASEHTRRLPGVATMPNLEDRFRPGHFAGVCQVVARLFELVRPASAIFGEKDWQQLQVVKGLVRLERLGVVIVASPTVREPDGLAMSSRNRLLTSEDRARAGALNWALRQASMMKEPRRAEQVMAETLSQAGIIAEYAVVRDAASLLEVKVGRPARALIAARLGSVRLIDNAPWSNGG, from the coding sequence ATGCGAGTCGTGACCACGGCCGAGGAACTTCGAGAGATCGCCGGTGCGCGCGCGTCGGTGCTCGTACCGACGATGGGTGCGTTGCACGAGGGACACGCGGAACTGATCATGCGGGGGGCGGAGTTGGCGCGACGGCGCGGGCTTTCGGGCGGGTGCGTCGTGAGCGTCTTTGTGAACCCGACGCAGTTCAACGAGGCGGCGGACTTTGAGCGGTACCCGCGCACGCTGGAGGCGGATGTCAAGGTCTGCGAGCGGGCCGGGGCATCGATGGTCTTCGCGCCCGGGGTGGACGAGGTGTATCCGAAAGGCGCGAGTGAACACACGCGGCGTCTGCCGGGCGTGGCGACCATGCCGAATCTTGAAGATCGGTTCCGCCCCGGACACTTCGCGGGCGTGTGCCAGGTGGTCGCGAGGCTCTTTGAACTCGTCAGGCCCGCGTCGGCGATCTTTGGCGAGAAGGACTGGCAGCAGTTGCAGGTCGTGAAGGGACTGGTCCGCCTGGAGCGGCTTGGCGTCGTGATCGTCGCCTCGCCGACGGTGCGTGAACCCGACGGTTTGGCGATGAGCAGCCGGAATCGGCTCCTGACATCCGAAGATCGCGCGCGGGCCGGAGCGCTCAACTGGGCGCTTCGTCAGGCGTCGATGATGAAGGAACCGCGAAGAGCGGAGCAGGTCATGGCCGAGACGCTCTCGCAGGCGGGGATCATCGCGGAGTATGCCGTGGTCCGTGATGCGGCGTCGCTGCTCGAGGTCAAGGTGGGCAGGCCGGCGCGGGCACTCATCGCGGCGAGACTGGGATCGGTGCGGCTGATCGACAATGCGCCGTGGTCGAATGGCGGCTGA
- a CDS encoding cyanophycinase — MKMNSALRGVVGVLVALAMAACASNRDARGRGQGSDSREGAGRAGHLLIIGGGLDDDNRPVYDRLIELARHSAGSAREPRILIATAASLDQEANSKGKTESILAYCPTCRIDTITRETPTEETVALVDAADAMFFTGGDQKRITARYLKDDADTPESLAMRRLLARGGTIAGTSAGDAMMSDPMFLTGRSAEALGIRSTRTSKGPDDDADEKSTRPPLGPRIGKGMGFLPWAITDSHFFERHRFGRLVAALETSGTRLGIGVGEDACVEVDLATGDLIGVSVADSLLVDAGGVRRDGLSRSNLRALVIQQGARVSLLARLESSIPQPPPRPDATEDHPIVEPGQNRQLASWRFFLRAQQDTSTVNQSTEHRPTPDHPATAQHLQLDGYNQTAWPDGTGWSIVEITPATNHADH, encoded by the coding sequence ATGAAAATGAACTCGGCTCTTCGCGGTGTTGTGGGAGTTCTTGTAGCGCTGGCCATGGCGGCGTGCGCGTCGAATCGCGACGCCCGTGGTCGCGGTCAAGGAAGTGACAGCCGTGAGGGAGCGGGACGCGCGGGGCACCTGCTCATCATCGGTGGCGGGCTCGATGACGACAATCGACCTGTCTACGACCGCCTCATCGAGTTGGCGCGGCACAGCGCCGGGTCCGCACGCGAGCCGCGCATACTCATCGCAACGGCGGCCAGCCTCGATCAGGAGGCCAACTCCAAGGGCAAGACCGAGTCCATCCTTGCGTATTGCCCGACGTGCCGGATCGACACCATCACGCGCGAGACCCCGACCGAGGAGACCGTGGCGCTCGTGGACGCCGCCGATGCGATGTTCTTTACCGGCGGCGATCAGAAGCGGATCACGGCGCGATACCTCAAGGACGACGCGGACACGCCCGAGTCGCTCGCCATGCGGCGCCTGCTCGCGCGCGGCGGCACCATCGCCGGGACCAGCGCCGGCGACGCGATGATGTCCGACCCCATGTTCCTGACGGGGCGCAGCGCCGAGGCGCTGGGCATCCGTTCCACGCGCACGAGCAAGGGCCCCGACGACGACGCGGACGAGAAATCAACACGGCCTCCCCTCGGCCCGCGGATCGGCAAGGGCATGGGCTTTCTCCCCTGGGCGATCACCGACTCGCACTTCTTCGAGAGGCACCGCTTCGGCCGGCTCGTCGCGGCCCTCGAGACCAGCGGCACGCGACTTGGGATCGGCGTCGGCGAGGACGCCTGCGTCGAGGTGGACCTCGCGACCGGCGATCTCATCGGCGTCAGCGTCGCCGACTCGCTGCTGGTGGACGCCGGCGGCGTGCGTCGCGACGGCCTCTCGCGCTCGAATCTGCGTGCTCTGGTCATCCAGCAGGGCGCACGCGTCTCGCTCCTCGCGCGTCTCGAGTCTTCCATTCCCCAGCCGCCGCCCCGGCCCGACGCCACCGAGGACCACCCTATCGTCGAGCCGGGGCAGAACCGCCAACTCGCCTCGTGGCGATTCTTCCTTCGCGCCCAGCAGGACACGTCAACCGTGAACCAGTCCACCGAGCACCGGCCCACGCCAGACCATCCCGCGACGGCGCAGCACCTGCAACTCGATGGTTACAACCAGACCGCCTGGCCCGACGGCACCGGCTGGTCCATCGTCGAGATTACTCCCGCCACGAACCACGCCGACCACTGA